One Catalinimonas alkaloidigena DNA window includes the following coding sequences:
- a CDS encoding homoserine dehydrogenase, with product MKKEIRIGLFGFGCVGQGLYDVLNESRGIRAEIRKIAVKHADKPRKLPAHFFTTDADEILDDPEINLIVELINDPDAAFDIVSRALRSGKDVVSANKKMIAEHLPELYELQKQYGTSLLYEASSCGSIPIIRTLEEYYDNELLFGVSGIFNGSSNYILTKVYQEGSTYEAALRQAQELGFAETDPTLDVGGFDPLYKLCIITAHSYGTFIKPEEVFNFGIQSLAAQDIRYAKEKGCKIKLVCTVRKLNGSCFTLFVMPQLVRSDDPLFLVDRENNGVVVEAAFSDKQFFQGKGAGGHPTGSAVLSDISASTYEYRYEYKKIAQNEGLEYTRDVNLEVYVSYEREEDLEGLEFVEVLERYQGRQSHYVIGTVTLASLYRHKEDLRTRNIFIALNQPKVTLAETQPAEANAVAVS from the coding sequence ATGAAGAAAGAGATTCGAATTGGTTTGTTTGGCTTCGGCTGTGTCGGGCAGGGCCTGTACGACGTGTTGAACGAGAGCCGCGGCATCCGGGCCGAAATCCGGAAAATCGCGGTGAAACATGCGGACAAGCCGCGCAAATTGCCCGCCCATTTCTTCACGACCGACGCTGACGAGATTCTGGACGACCCGGAAATCAACCTGATCGTCGAGTTGATCAACGATCCGGACGCCGCGTTCGACATCGTCAGCCGCGCCCTCCGGAGCGGAAAAGACGTGGTGTCAGCCAACAAAAAGATGATTGCCGAGCACCTGCCCGAGCTCTACGAATTACAAAAGCAATACGGCACGTCGCTCCTCTACGAAGCGTCGAGCTGCGGCAGCATTCCGATCATCCGCACGCTGGAAGAATACTACGACAACGAACTGCTGTTCGGCGTGAGTGGTATTTTCAACGGTTCGTCCAATTACATTCTGACCAAGGTCTATCAGGAAGGCAGCACCTACGAGGCAGCTTTGCGGCAAGCGCAGGAACTCGGTTTTGCCGAAACCGACCCGACGCTCGACGTGGGCGGCTTCGATCCGCTCTACAAACTCTGCATCATTACGGCGCATTCGTACGGCACGTTCATCAAGCCGGAAGAGGTCTTCAACTTCGGGATTCAGTCGCTGGCTGCGCAAGACATCCGCTACGCCAAAGAGAAAGGGTGCAAAATCAAGCTGGTCTGCACCGTGCGGAAGCTGAACGGTTCGTGCTTTACGCTGTTCGTGATGCCCCAACTGGTGCGGTCCGATGACCCACTTTTCCTCGTGGACCGGGAAAACAACGGCGTGGTGGTGGAAGCGGCGTTTTCCGACAAGCAATTTTTCCAGGGAAAAGGCGCGGGTGGCCACCCCACCGGCTCGGCGGTGCTGTCCGACATTTCTGCCAGCACGTACGAGTACCGCTACGAATACAAGAAAATCGCCCAGAACGAAGGGCTGGAATACACCCGCGACGTGAACCTGGAAGTGTACGTCAGCTACGAACGCGAAGAAGACCTGGAAGGGCTGGAGTTTGTCGAGGTGCTGGAACGTTACCAGGGGCGTCAGTCCCACTACGTGATCGGGACCGTGACGCTCGCCTCGCTCTACCGGCACAAGGAAGACCTCCGTACCCGCAACATTTTTATTGCGCTGAACCAACCCAAAGTCACGCTGGCCGAGACCCAACCTGCCGAAGCCAACGCCGTCGCAGTTTCGTGA
- the metX gene encoding homoserine O-acetyltransferase family protein produces the protein MDAHIYEHSQELPLELGGTLPGFQLAYCTVGTLNATRSNVIWICHALTANADPAEWWPGMIGEGKLFDPTTHFIVCANILGSCYGSTGPLSVDPRTGQPFYHTFPRITVRDIVQAHIRLRDHLGIDTIELCIGGSLGGQQAVEWAIMEPERIKTLILLATNAFHSPWGVAFNESQRMAIETDPTWQDSTPEAGLNGMKTARSIALLSYRNYTTYWNGQMESNCDTFEKFRASSYQRYQGEKLAKRFNAYSYYALSLTMDSHHVGRGRGSAEKALSQIQANTLSIGISSDVLFPTNEQLFLFENIPTGTFLEIDSDYGHDGFLIETEQLTRCIQSWQKMHE, from the coding sequence ATGGACGCACACATCTACGAACACTCGCAGGAATTGCCGCTCGAACTGGGCGGAACATTGCCAGGCTTTCAACTGGCGTACTGTACGGTGGGGACGCTCAACGCGACCCGCTCCAACGTTATTTGGATTTGCCACGCGCTGACGGCCAACGCCGATCCGGCCGAATGGTGGCCGGGCATGATCGGAGAAGGCAAACTGTTCGACCCGACTACGCACTTCATCGTTTGCGCCAACATCCTGGGTTCCTGCTATGGCTCCACCGGGCCTCTGTCGGTCGATCCGCGTACCGGCCAGCCGTTTTACCATACCTTTCCCCGCATCACCGTGCGCGATATTGTGCAGGCCCACATCCGGCTGCGCGATCACCTGGGCATCGACACCATCGAGCTGTGCATCGGCGGGTCGCTGGGCGGTCAACAGGCCGTCGAGTGGGCCATTATGGAGCCCGAGCGGATCAAAACCCTGATTTTGTTGGCGACCAACGCATTTCATTCGCCCTGGGGGGTGGCCTTCAACGAGTCGCAGCGGATGGCCATCGAGACCGATCCCACCTGGCAGGACAGTACGCCCGAAGCGGGGCTGAACGGCATGAAAACCGCCCGCTCCATCGCGCTGCTGTCGTATCGGAATTACACGACCTACTGGAACGGCCAGATGGAATCCAACTGTGATACGTTCGAAAAATTCCGGGCCAGTTCATATCAGCGGTACCAGGGCGAAAAGCTGGCGAAGCGCTTCAACGCGTACTCGTACTATGCGCTCTCGCTGACGATGGACAGCCACCACGTGGGCCGCGGACGGGGCAGCGCCGAAAAAGCACTGTCGCAGATCCAGGCAAATACGCTTTCGATCGGCATTTCGAGCGATGTGCTGTTTCCCACCAACGAACAATTGTTCCTGTTCGAAAACATTCCGACCGGAACGTTCCTGGAAATCGACTCCGACTACGGGCACGACGGCTTCCTGATCGAAACCGAGCAGCTCACGCGCTGCATCCAGTCCTGGCAGAAGATGCACGAGTGA
- a CDS encoding O-acetylhomoserine aminocarboxypropyltransferase/cysteine synthase family protein — MADQLHFETLQLHAGQEADPTTGARAVPIYQTTSYNFKNSAHGAALFALQEFGNIYTRIMNPTTDVFEKRVAALEGGVAALATASGQAAQMVALTNILEAGENFISTSFLYGGTYNQFKVAFKRLGIEARFAKGDKAEDFEKLIDEKTKAIYLETIGNPEFNIPDFEKIAALAKQYDLPLVVDNTFGAAGYLFRPLEHGANIVTASATKWIGGHGNSIGGVIVDGGNYNWGNGKYPQFTEPSEGYHGMKFWEIFGADGPFGNIAFIIRARVEGLRDLGPALSPFNSFLLLQGLETLSLRMERHVENALTLAKWLEAHDEVEEVKYPGLESSPYHALAKKYLKRGFGGVLSFKIKGGREAAEQFVNSLKLVSHLANVGDAKTLIIHPASTTHQQLSEQEQAAAGVHPNALRISVGIEHIEDIKADLAQAFAKVKQNQPEPVE, encoded by the coding sequence ATGGCTGATCAATTGCATTTCGAAACGCTCCAACTCCACGCCGGCCAGGAAGCCGACCCCACCACGGGTGCGCGTGCCGTGCCCATTTACCAGACCACGTCGTACAACTTTAAAAACTCTGCGCACGGTGCGGCGCTTTTTGCGCTACAGGAGTTCGGCAACATCTACACCCGGATTATGAACCCCACCACCGACGTGTTCGAGAAGCGCGTCGCGGCCCTGGAAGGGGGCGTAGCCGCCTTGGCCACGGCCTCGGGGCAGGCGGCTCAAATGGTGGCCCTGACCAACATTCTGGAAGCCGGCGAGAATTTCATCTCGACGTCGTTCCTCTACGGCGGCACCTACAATCAGTTCAAAGTGGCCTTCAAACGGCTGGGCATCGAGGCCCGCTTCGCCAAAGGCGACAAGGCTGAGGACTTCGAGAAACTGATCGACGAAAAAACCAAGGCGATTTATCTGGAAACCATCGGCAACCCCGAGTTCAACATTCCTGATTTCGAGAAAATCGCTGCCCTCGCAAAACAGTACGATTTGCCACTGGTGGTCGATAATACCTTCGGTGCGGCGGGGTACCTGTTCCGTCCGCTGGAGCACGGCGCCAACATCGTTACCGCTTCGGCTACGAAGTGGATCGGTGGGCACGGCAACTCGATCGGCGGCGTTATCGTCGACGGCGGCAATTACAACTGGGGCAACGGCAAGTATCCGCAGTTTACCGAGCCTTCGGAAGGCTACCACGGCATGAAATTCTGGGAAATTTTCGGTGCAGACGGGCCGTTCGGCAACATCGCGTTCATCATCCGGGCGCGGGTGGAAGGGCTGCGCGATCTGGGACCGGCGCTGAGTCCGTTCAACTCGTTCCTGTTGTTGCAAGGCCTCGAAACGCTTTCGCTGCGGATGGAGCGCCACGTTGAAAACGCCCTGACGCTGGCCAAATGGCTCGAAGCGCACGACGAGGTCGAAGAGGTAAAATACCCCGGCCTGGAAAGCAGTCCGTACCACGCCTTGGCGAAAAAGTACCTGAAACGCGGCTTCGGCGGGGTGTTGTCGTTCAAGATCAAAGGCGGACGCGAGGCAGCCGAGCAGTTTGTAAACAGCCTGAAACTGGTGAGCCATCTGGCCAACGTGGGCGATGCGAAAACGCTGATCATCCACCCAGCCTCGACGACGCACCAGCAGTTGTCCGAACAGGAACAAGCTGCCGCCGGCGTGCATCCCAACGCGCTCCGCATTTCGGTGGGCATCGAACACATCGAAGACATCAAGGCCGATCTGGCGCAGGCGTTTGCAAAAGTGAAGCAAAACCAACCCGAACCGGTCGAATAA
- a CDS encoding FAD-dependent oxidoreductase: MKHITVFGAGLVGSLLAIYLKQRGYRVTVCERRADPRRAGVVGGRSINLALSDRGWRALEGVGMAEQIREIALPMRGRMIHDLDGRQALQPYGTTGQCIYSVSRALLNEKLLDLAEQEGAELRFNERCLDVNFEQPTATLVSPGHPAAYTLETDFIFGADGAFSAVRSSLQKTDRFDYEQSYLAHGYKELSIPPTADGQWRLDNGALHIWPRHSFMLIALPNLDGSFTCTLFLPFDEFDKLDSPDRVAAFFQEHFPDVVPLMPDLQEEFVQNPTSSMVTVRCHPWVRGNVALIGDAAHALVPFYGQGMNAGFEDCRVLNELMVAHPDDWPHFLEQYQRQRKPNADAIAQLALQNFVEMRDRVVDPQFQLRKKIEAQLHQQYPDEWVPLYTMVTFSHRPYAEALRLGRKQDDVMKQLLREPDLEARWDHPETLEKAMRLFR; encoded by the coding sequence ATGAAACACATCACCGTTTTCGGGGCGGGGCTGGTAGGCTCGCTCCTCGCGATTTACCTCAAACAACGTGGCTACCGCGTAACGGTCTGCGAACGCCGGGCTGATCCGCGCCGCGCGGGTGTCGTGGGGGGCCGTTCCATCAACCTCGCGCTGAGCGACCGGGGCTGGCGGGCCCTGGAAGGCGTCGGCATGGCGGAGCAGATTCGGGAAATCGCCCTGCCGATGCGCGGGCGAATGATCCACGACCTCGACGGTCGCCAGGCGCTGCAACCTTACGGCACCACCGGGCAGTGCATTTATTCCGTATCGCGCGCGTTGCTGAACGAAAAACTACTCGACCTGGCCGAACAGGAAGGTGCCGAGTTGCGCTTCAACGAACGCTGTCTGGACGTAAATTTCGAGCAACCGACGGCTACGCTGGTATCGCCCGGCCACCCGGCGGCTTACACGTTGGAAACCGATTTTATCTTCGGGGCGGACGGGGCCTTTTCGGCGGTGCGCAGTTCGTTGCAAAAAACTGATCGCTTTGACTACGAGCAGTCGTACCTGGCGCACGGCTACAAAGAATTGTCCATTCCTCCGACGGCCGACGGACAGTGGCGACTCGACAACGGCGCGCTGCACATCTGGCCGCGCCACAGTTTCATGCTGATTGCCCTGCCCAACCTGGACGGAAGTTTTACCTGCACGTTGTTTTTACCGTTTGACGAGTTCGACAAGCTGGATTCGCCCGACCGCGTGGCGGCCTTTTTTCAGGAGCACTTTCCGGACGTGGTGCCGCTGATGCCCGACTTGCAGGAGGAGTTTGTTCAGAACCCGACTTCGTCGATGGTGACGGTTCGCTGTCACCCGTGGGTGCGGGGCAACGTGGCCCTGATCGGGGATGCGGCCCACGCGCTCGTGCCGTTTTACGGACAAGGGATGAACGCCGGGTTCGAAGACTGCCGTGTGTTGAACGAGTTGATGGTAGCCCATCCGGACGACTGGCCGCACTTCCTGGAACAGTACCAACGCCAGCGCAAACCCAACGCCGACGCCATCGCCCAACTGGCGCTGCAAAACTTCGTGGAGATGCGCGACCGCGTGGTCGATCCGCAGTTTCAGCTCCGCAAAAAGATCGAAGCCCAGCTTCACCAGCAGTATCCCGACGAGTGGGTGCCGCTTTATACGATGGTCACGTTCAGCCACCGTCCCTACGCAGAAGCCTTGCGGCTGGGCCGCAAGCAGGACGACGTAATGAAACAACTCTTGCGAGAACCCGACCTGGAAGCCCGCTGGGATCATCCCGAAACGCTGGAAAAAGCGATGCGTCTGTTTCGGTAG
- a CDS encoding class I SAM-dependent methyltransferase, producing the protein MKSSLLLAPHQDPMGQAIRDFWQGQADDAIVVTSDRADDDEIPVAYLFRTWDEMPPLEQEALRACRGRVLDVGAAAGSHALWWQAQGGAVTALDYSPLAVEVMQQRGVHDARAMRFEDLHDETYDTVLMLMNGAGLAGTLGRLPAFLQHAATLLQPGGQILLDSADILYLYEEEDGSYYLDLNDRYYGEMRYQMQYKDARSKPFSWLFVSYDLLEDAAHAAGLHCECLAEGDTDNYLARLTN; encoded by the coding sequence ATGAAATCCTCTCTGTTACTCGCCCCGCACCAGGACCCGATGGGGCAGGCCATTCGTGACTTCTGGCAGGGCCAGGCGGACGATGCCATTGTGGTGACTTCCGACCGCGCCGACGACGACGAAATTCCGGTGGCGTATTTGTTCCGGACGTGGGACGAGATGCCTCCGCTGGAACAGGAAGCGCTCCGGGCCTGCCGGGGGCGGGTGCTCGACGTGGGGGCGGCCGCCGGGAGTCATGCGTTGTGGTGGCAGGCACAGGGAGGAGCGGTAACCGCGCTGGACTACTCACCGCTGGCGGTGGAGGTGATGCAGCAGCGGGGCGTGCACGATGCGCGCGCCATGCGGTTTGAGGACCTGCACGACGAAACCTACGATACCGTGCTGATGCTGATGAACGGCGCCGGCCTGGCCGGTACCCTCGGCAGACTTCCGGCCTTTTTGCAACACGCGGCTACCCTGCTGCAGCCAGGGGGACAGATTCTGCTCGACTCTGCCGACATCCTTTACCTGTACGAAGAAGAAGACGGCAGCTACTACCTGGACCTAAACGACCGCTATTACGGCGAGATGCGCTACCAGATGCAGTACAAGGACGCGCGTAGCAAACCTTTCTCCTGGCTGTTTGTCAGCTACGATCTGCTGGAGGATGCGGCCCACGCGGCGGGGCTCCACTGCGAATGTCTCGCGGAAGGCGATACCGACAATTACCTGGCGCGGTTAACAAACTAG
- the crtD gene encoding 1-hydroxycarotenoid 3,4-desaturase CrtD, which produces MKNPRAAVIGAGIGGLAAAIRLAHQGYAVTVFEANPYPGGKLSEITSDGYRFDAGPSLFTLPDQVDALFRLVGEEPRDHFDYERLDEICRYFWEDGTCLTAWADPVRFAQEVEAQLGEPAERVLQFLRRSRTYFELVGELFLFRSLHKPSTFLNRTALRAIRQLPKLGLFSTMHGANADFFLDPRLVQLFNRFATYNGSDPYQTPALLNIIPHLEHNIGAFFPRQGMHSITTSLVALARRQGVTFRLGTPVERILTHRGKAIGLQVAGKPLPFRVIVSNADVVSTYRRLLPERRHPHRILRQPKSSSALIFYWGIDRQFPQLGLHNIFFSRDYRREFAHIFRHQTVSDDPTVYLNITSKYKPDDAPPGGENWFTMVNVPNNAGQDWDGLIAQTRQHVLAKLSRLLSCDAASLIRTEALLDPRSIEARTASAQGALYGNSSNNRYAAFLRHANYSSQLAHLYFCGGSVHPGGGIPLSLLSARIATELVAERENRSPFLPLLER; this is translated from the coding sequence ATGAAAAACCCTAGAGCGGCCGTAATCGGCGCGGGCATCGGCGGCCTAGCGGCGGCAATTCGCCTAGCGCACCAGGGCTACGCCGTGACGGTGTTTGAGGCCAATCCCTATCCCGGCGGCAAACTATCGGAAATTACGAGCGATGGCTACCGGTTCGATGCGGGTCCGTCGCTGTTCACGTTGCCCGACCAGGTCGATGCGCTCTTCCGGCTCGTCGGCGAAGAGCCTCGCGACCATTTCGATTACGAACGCCTCGACGAAATCTGCCGCTATTTCTGGGAAGACGGCACGTGCCTGACAGCCTGGGCCGATCCGGTCCGCTTTGCGCAGGAGGTGGAAGCACAACTCGGCGAACCGGCCGAGCGGGTGTTGCAGTTTTTGCGGCGCAGCCGGACGTACTTTGAGCTGGTCGGCGAATTGTTCCTTTTTCGGTCGCTCCACAAACCGTCTACGTTTCTGAACCGTACCGCGCTGCGGGCCATTAGGCAACTGCCCAAACTGGGACTTTTTTCCACCATGCACGGCGCGAATGCCGACTTCTTCCTTGACCCGCGCCTGGTGCAGCTGTTCAACCGCTTTGCGACCTACAACGGTTCCGACCCCTACCAGACGCCGGCGTTGCTGAACATCATCCCGCACCTGGAACACAACATCGGGGCGTTTTTCCCACGCCAGGGCATGCATTCCATCACCACGTCGCTGGTAGCACTGGCGCGCCGCCAGGGCGTAACCTTCAGGCTAGGCACGCCGGTCGAGCGCATTCTCACCCACCGGGGGAAAGCCATCGGGCTACAGGTGGCAGGCAAGCCCCTGCCGTTCCGCGTGATCGTCTCGAATGCCGACGTGGTCAGCACCTACCGCAGGCTGCTGCCCGAACGCCGCCATCCGCACCGGATTCTGCGCCAGCCCAAGTCGAGTTCGGCGCTGATTTTCTACTGGGGTATCGACCGGCAGTTTCCGCAACTGGGCCTGCACAACATCTTTTTCAGCCGTGACTATCGGCGCGAGTTCGCGCACATTTTCCGGCACCAGACCGTGTCGGACGACCCGACCGTCTACCTGAACATCACGTCGAAATACAAACCTGACGATGCGCCGCCCGGCGGCGAAAACTGGTTTACGATGGTCAACGTGCCCAACAACGCCGGGCAGGACTGGGACGGGCTGATTGCGCAAACGCGCCAACACGTGCTGGCGAAGCTGAGCCGTCTGCTGTCTTGCGACGCGGCTTCGCTCATCCGCACAGAAGCGCTGCTCGACCCGCGCTCCATCGAAGCGCGTACCGCTTCGGCCCAGGGAGCGCTGTATGGCAACAGTTCCAACAACCGCTACGCCGCGTTTCTGCGCCATGCCAACTACTCTTCGCAATTGGCACATTTGTACTTTTGCGGCGGCAGCGTCCACCCGGGCGGCGGCATTCCGCTGTCGCTGCTGTCGGCCCGCATTGCCACCGAACTGGTTGCCGAACGCGAAAACCGTTCGCCTTTTTTGCCGTTACTAGAGCGTTGA
- the gcvH gene encoding glycine cleavage system protein GcvH has translation MNIPSELKYTSDHEWLRVEGNVAYVGITDFAQHELGDIVFVDIPANEDEIAKGDVFGSVEAVKTVSDLFLPVTGTILEVNPALDSQPELVNSDPYGEGWMIKLQISNLDELEQLLTDEAYGEIVGA, from the coding sequence ATGAACATTCCTAGTGAGTTAAAGTATACATCCGACCACGAGTGGCTGCGCGTGGAAGGCAACGTGGCCTACGTAGGCATTACCGATTTTGCCCAACACGAACTGGGCGATATCGTATTTGTGGACATTCCGGCCAACGAAGACGAAATCGCCAAGGGCGACGTATTCGGCAGTGTGGAAGCCGTTAAAACCGTGTCCGATCTCTTTTTGCCCGTTACCGGTACCATCCTGGAAGTCAACCCGGCGCTCGACAGCCAGCCCGAGTTGGTGAACTCCGATCCCTACGGCGAAGGGTGGATGATCAAACTGCAAATCAGCAACTTGGACGAACTGGAGCAGCTCCTGACGGACGAAGCGTACGGCGAAATCGTCGGTGCCTAA
- a CDS encoding VanZ family protein, which yields MILRYNIFTLLWAALILFLTLVPGQNLPEFPNWQTFAFDKSAHMFVFSVLVLLAIVGFKKQSQSLQLRLRATPVAILGSVAYGMLIEIIQSFIPERSFEWFDMLANSTGCLLGALAFFFIYKL from the coding sequence ATGATTTTACGTTACAACATCTTCACGTTGCTGTGGGCAGCACTTATCCTGTTCCTGACGCTGGTGCCTGGCCAGAACCTGCCGGAATTTCCGAACTGGCAGACGTTTGCGTTCGACAAATCGGCCCACATGTTCGTGTTCTCGGTGCTGGTGCTGTTGGCCATCGTAGGGTTCAAGAAACAGTCACAGTCGTTGCAGCTGCGGCTGCGGGCCACGCCGGTCGCCATCCTCGGCAGCGTAGCGTACGGGATGTTGATCGAAATCATTCAGAGCTTTATTCCGGAGCGCAGTTTCGAGTGGTTCGACATGCTGGCTAACAGCACAGGATGCCTGCTGGGAGCGCTCGCGTTTTTTTTTATTTACAAGCTGTGA
- a CDS encoding energy transducer TonB, which yields MEPKKKPEVDITRKSALFFNIGLIVALGLTIMAFEWKTYDDSDANALNMAAVEQEEVIDIPLTEIPPPPPPKVQQPEVIEVPDEEEIEDIEVDLEVDITEETKVQEVVETVAEAPPAEEEVDEIFLVVEEQPAPEGGMEAFNKYLSKNLRYPEQARRMGIEGRVFVEFVVDKDGSLNDVKAVKGIGAGCDEEAVRVVKAAPKWKPGKQRGRPVRVRMVVPIFFKMG from the coding sequence ATGGAACCAAAGAAAAAACCAGAAGTTGATATCACCCGCAAGTCGGCGCTCTTCTTCAACATCGGCTTGATCGTCGCTCTGGGCCTCACGATTATGGCCTTTGAATGGAAAACGTACGACGATTCTGACGCAAATGCGTTGAACATGGCTGCGGTTGAGCAAGAGGAAGTCATTGACATTCCACTGACCGAAATTCCGCCTCCTCCCCCGCCAAAAGTGCAGCAACCCGAAGTAATTGAGGTGCCTGATGAAGAGGAAATCGAAGACATTGAGGTGGATTTGGAAGTAGATATTACAGAGGAAACCAAGGTACAGGAGGTAGTCGAAACGGTAGCCGAAGCGCCGCCCGCTGAGGAAGAAGTCGACGAGATCTTCCTGGTGGTAGAAGAGCAGCCCGCCCCTGAAGGTGGCATGGAAGCCTTCAATAAATACCTCTCGAAAAACCTGCGCTACCCGGAACAAGCACGTCGCATGGGCATCGAAGGCCGTGTGTTTGTAGAGTTCGTTGTGGACAAAGACGGTTCGCTGAACGACGTGAAAGCGGTGAAAGGTATCGGTGCCGGTTGTGACGAAGAGGCCGTTCGCGTGGTGAAAGCTGCACCGAAATGGAAGCCTGGCAAACAGCGTGGTCGTCCGGTACGGGTACGTATGGTGGTGCCGATCTTCTTCAAGATGGGATAA
- a CDS encoding M28 family metallopeptidase, whose product MRPFARWFLWLLPLSMTARGQPMERVHATIDTLTSPALHGRGYVNEGQRHAAEWIAGEYQRAGLMPLGETYFQSFALDINTFPGEVALELDGEALEVGEEFIVAPASRGGIGKGKLLRLTSADFTEEARRRAWMRRDLRKRIVLYDPITLARDDAAARQKLQEAQALIELVPQKLTASLAPVQAIPPTFQVLKSEIDTTARRARFRLDAALQHQYAAQNVIGYLPGRSRPDSCLVISAHYDHLGQLGRDVYFPGANDNASGVSMLLELAHYFAQHPQKYTLVFMAFGAEEAGLIGSRYYTEHPLFPLSQIRFLLNLDLLGTGDEGMMVVNATEFPNEFARLEQLNARHAYLPKVGQRGKAANSDHYFFTERGVPAFFVYTLGGIAAYHDVHDRAATLPLTRYTDVFQLLTSFLEGF is encoded by the coding sequence ATGCGTCCTTTCGCTCGCTGGTTTCTGTGGCTGCTCCCGCTCTCCATGACTGCTCGGGGACAGCCTATGGAGCGCGTTCATGCCACCATCGATACGCTTACCAGCCCGGCCCTGCACGGACGGGGCTACGTAAACGAGGGGCAGCGCCACGCCGCCGAATGGATTGCAGGCGAGTACCAACGCGCGGGGCTTATGCCACTGGGGGAAACCTACTTTCAGTCGTTCGCACTAGACATCAATACGTTTCCGGGCGAAGTAGCGCTTGAGCTCGATGGCGAAGCGTTGGAGGTCGGAGAAGAGTTTATCGTGGCACCCGCCTCACGAGGGGGCATCGGGAAAGGCAAGCTTCTCCGGTTAACTTCCGCAGACTTCACGGAGGAAGCGCGCAGACGCGCCTGGATGCGCCGTGATTTGCGCAAACGGATTGTTTTGTACGATCCGATTACCCTTGCCCGTGACGATGCCGCAGCCCGACAGAAACTACAGGAAGCGCAGGCACTCATCGAACTAGTGCCGCAAAAACTCACCGCTAGCCTGGCGCCGGTACAGGCCATCCCGCCCACATTTCAGGTACTGAAGAGCGAAATTGATACCACCGCCCGGCGGGCACGTTTCAGACTGGATGCCGCGTTGCAACACCAGTATGCGGCGCAAAATGTTATCGGGTACTTGCCGGGCCGTAGCCGTCCTGATTCGTGTCTGGTCATTTCGGCACACTACGATCACCTCGGCCAGTTGGGACGGGACGTTTACTTCCCCGGGGCGAACGACAACGCCAGTGGTGTCAGCATGCTGCTGGAGCTGGCCCATTATTTTGCACAACACCCCCAGAAGTATACCCTCGTATTTATGGCGTTCGGGGCCGAAGAGGCAGGCTTGATCGGGTCGCGCTATTACACGGAGCATCCGCTGTTTCCGCTGTCGCAGATTCGCTTTCTACTAAATCTTGATCTGCTGGGTACCGGTGACGAAGGCATGATGGTGGTGAACGCTACGGAGTTTCCAAACGAATTTGCTCGCCTGGAACAGTTGAATGCCCGCCATGCGTATTTGCCCAAGGTCGGACAACGGGGCAAGGCGGCAAACTCTGATCACTATTTTTTCACGGAGCGAGGCGTACCCGCTTTTTTTGTGTACACCCTGGGGGGCATTGCCGCCTACCACGACGTTCACGACCGTGCGGCTACGTTGCCCCTCACCCGCTATACCGACGTGTTTCAGTTGCTCACTTCGTTTCTGGAAGGGTTCTAA